A single region of the Labeo rohita strain BAU-BD-2019 chromosome 3, IGBB_LRoh.1.0, whole genome shotgun sequence genome encodes:
- the eif3ba gene encoding eukaryotic translation initiation factor 3, subunit Ba, translated as MRDTENMEAEMEYDDGEEPSFSDPEDFVDDISDQELLGDVLRDKPQEADGIDSVIVVDNVPQVGPDRLEKLKNVIHKIFSKFGKITNEFYPDADGKTKGYIFLEYSAPSHAHEAVKNADGYKLDKQHTFRVNLFTDFDKYMSICDEWEAPEKQPFKDFGNLRHWLEDPDCRDQYSVIYDSGERTGIFANDVKEPIEVEERARWTETYVRWSPKGTYLATFHQRGIALWGGEKFKQIQRFSHQGVQLIDFSPCERYVVTFSPLMDTKDDPQAIIIWDVLTGQKKRGFHCESSAHWPIFKWSPDGKFFARMTQDTLSIYETPSMGLLDKKSLKINGIKDFSWSPGDNIIAFWVPEDKDIPARVTLMQLPSRNEIRVRNLFNVVDCKLHWQKNGDYLCVKVDRTPKGTQGVVTNFEIFRMREKQVPVDVVEMKEGIIAFAWEPNGSKFAVLHGESPRINASFYHVKNNGKIDLIKMFDKQQANSIFWSPQGQFLVLAGLRSMNGALAFVDTSDCTMMNIAEHYMASDVEWDPTGRYVVTSVSWWSHKVDNAFWLWTFQGRLLQKNNKERFCQLLWRPRPPSLLTQEQIKLIKKDLKKYSKIFEQKDRLSQSKASKELVDKRRGMMEEYRKYRERAMDMYNEQRPLRLELRGGVDTDELDSNVDDWEEETIEFFINEEIIPIGDL; from the exons ATGCGAGATACGGAGAATATGGAGGCCGAAATGGAGTATGACGACGGAGAAGAGCCTTCGTTTAGCGATCCGGAGGATTTCGTGGATGACATCAGTGATCAGG AGCTGCTGGGGGATGTTCTCAGGGACAAACCTCAGGAGGCTGACGGCATCGACTCGGTCATTGTGGTGGATAATGTCCCTCAGGTTGGACCTGATCGTCTGGAGAAACTCAAGAACGTCATTCACAAGATCTTCTCGAAGTTTGGCAAAATCACCAATGAATTTTATCCAGATGCAGATGGAAAGACTAAGGG GTACATTTTCCTGGAGTATTCTGCACCAAGTCATGCTCATGAAGCTGTGAAGAACGCTGATGGCTACAAGTTGGACAAGCAGCACACTTTCCGTGTCAACTTATTCACGGATTTTGACAA GTACATGTCAATATGTGATGAGTGGGAAGCTCCTGAGAAGCAGCCCTTTAAAGATTTT GGGAATCTGCGTCACTGGTTGGAGGATCCTGACTGTCGTGATCAGTACAGTGTAATCTATGACTCTGGTGAAAGAACAGGCATATTTGCCAATGATGTCAAGGAGCCTATTGAAGTAGAGGAGAGAGCG CGCTGGACCGAGACATACGTGCGCTGGTCTCCAAAAGGCACCTATCTGGCCACATTCCATCAGAGAGGCATTGCTCTCTGGGGCGGTGAGAAGTTCAAGCAGATCCAGAGGTTCAGTCATCAGGGGGTTCAGCTCATTGATTTCTCACCCTGTGAGAG ATATGTTGTCACATTCAGCCCTCTTATGGACACTAAAGACGACCCGCAGGCGATCATCATCTGGGATGTTCTCACAGGACAGAAGAAAAGAGGCTTTCACTGTGAAAGCTCTGCCCACTGGCCAATTTTCAA GTGGAGTCCAGATGGAAAGTTCTTTGCCCGAATGACGCAGGACACGCTGAGCATTTATGAGACACCA TCGATGGGTCTTTTGGACAAGAAGAGTTTGAAGATAAACGGAATCAA GGATTTCTCCTGGTCACCTGGTGATAATATCATTGCATTCTGGGTTCCTGAGGATAAGGACATCCCAGCAAGAGTAACGCTCATGCAGCTTCCATCCAGGAACGAGATAAGAGTCCGCAACCTGTTTAATGTTGTGGACTGCAAGCTTCACTGGCAGAAAAATGGAGACTATCTCTGTGTGAAGGTGGACAGGACACCTAAAGGAACACAG GGCGTTGTTACCAACTTTGAGATCTTCCGGATGAGAGAGAAACAGGTACCTGTGGATGTGGTGGAGATGAAAG AAGGCATCATTGCCTTTGCTTGGGAACCAAATGGCAGCAAATTTGCTGTGCTACATGGTGAATCTCCCAGAATCAATGCGTCATTCTACCATGTGAAAAACAATGGCAAAATTGACTTAATAA aaatgtttgACAAGCAACAGGCAAACAGCATCTTCTGGAGTCCACAGGGTCAGTTTTTGGTCTTGGCTGGGTTGAGGAG CATGAATGGAGCTCTTGCTTTTGTGGACACGTCAGACTGCACCATGATGAACATCGCAGAGCATTACATGGCCTCAGATGTAGAATGGGACCCCACCGGACGATATGTTGTGACGTCTGTCTCCTGGTGGAGTCACAAG GTGGACAACGCCTTTTGGCTGTGGACATTCCAGGGCCGTCTGCTGCAGAAGAACAACAAAGAGCGTTTCTGCCAGCTGCTGTGGAGGCCCCGTCCGCCCTCTCTCCTGACTCAAGAGCAGATAAAG CTCATTAAGAAGGACTTGAAGAAATACTCCAAGATCTTTGAGCAGAAAGATCGTCTCAGTCAGTCCAAGGCATCCAAG GAACTGGTGGACAAGAGACGTGGCATGATGGAGGAGTACCGCAAGTACCGTGAGAGAGCCATGGACATGTACAACGAGCAGAGACCTCTCCGCCTTGAACTCAGAGGAG GTGTGGACACTGATGAGCTGGACAGCAATGTCGATGACTGGGAGGAAGAGACCATTGAGTTTTTCATCAATGAAGAAATTATTCCCATCGGAGATCTGTAA